From a region of the Oscarella lobularis chromosome 7, ooOscLobu1.1, whole genome shotgun sequence genome:
- the LOC136188998 gene encoding DDB1- and CUL4-associated factor 4-like, whose protein sequence is MSKDIPGFFYDPEKRRYFRLREGHNKFNPLTFDAIKRKEDRQKRIAIHRSETRHRTKNSCHLLHQRQLHGKAKQTEWKQNRFQTMRGVEIASNVGDSDLSQINLNPTETRLFTIGRRQQTLRCYDVIRHKTMTSESPLKLDIRWGLLSLQWPNGGSVAIRPKIQSSDATTAGIAVGNAGPVTFFTGNGTLNRNLYDLFPTGALSCAWQQNPTRPEEVAVGYDGHRTSLIDVESGACTTKKLAPFVRRANVTQLAFSAETSTLFVGCANERIHWTDVRDKTNRRRASGGCAHVVGAGRIDDIRPLRGGGGGDDRHVVVLGSAKFGLLDVRLGKFVVEYGEHVATCKTLRFGVDSTEQFVWAPGGDRVVRLWNVRRADLVKEIVPEMLSDVEPAFRLPPVVACGDNLGGPGGPLGLLVASKPNIYAYVPS, encoded by the coding sequence ATGTCGAAAGATATTCCAGGATTTTTCTACGATCccgaaaagagaagatatTTTCGACTACGAGAGGGTCACAACAAATTTAACCCGCTCACGTTTGACGCCAtcaaacgaaaagaagaccGCCAGAAAAGGATCGCAATCCACCGAAGCGAAACGCGCCACAGAACAAAGAATTCTTGCCATCTTCTACACCAGAGACAACTGCACGGCAAAGCAAAGCAAACGGAATGGAAACAAAACCGTTTCCAAACGATGAGAGGCGTAGAAATTGCGTCAAACGTCGGCGACAGCGACCTCAGCCAAATCAATCTCAACCCAACCGAGACACGCCTCTTTACGATAGGACGACGACAGCAGACCCTTCGCTGCTACGACGTCATCAGACacaaaacgatgacgtcagagtcaCCACTGAAATTAGACATCCGATGGGGATTACTATCCCTACAGTGGCCAAACGGCGGAAGCGTGGCAATTCGACCTAAAATTCAAAGCAGCGACGCGACAACGGCGGGAATAGCAGTCGGAAACGCAGGCCCGGTGACGTTCTTCACAGGCAACGGCACACTGAATCGCAACCTATACGATTTGTTCCCGACGGGCGCACTGTCGTGCGCGTGGCAACAAAATCCAACGCGACCCGAAGAAGTAGCGGTGGGATACGACGGACACCGAACGTcgttgatcgacgtcgaaagcggcgCGTGCACGACAAAGAAACTGGCGCcgttcgttcgacgcgcCAACGTGACGCAACTCGCCTTCTCcgccgaaacgtcgacgctcttCGTCGGCTGCGCGAACGAGCGAATTCACTGGACGGACGTGCGCGACaagacgaatcgacgacgagcgtcggGGGGATGCGCTCACGTCGTCGGTGCCGGTCGCATCGACGACATTCGACCGTtgagaggcggcggcggcggcgacgatcgtcacgtcgtcgtcttgggaTCGGCGAAGTTCGGTTTGCTCGACGTGCGTCTgggaaaattcgtcgtcgagtacGGCGAACACGTTGCCACGTGCAAGACGCTtcgattcggcgtcgattccACTGAACAATTCGTCTGGGCGCCGGgcggcgatcgcgtcgtGCGTCTGTGGAACGTTCGGCGAGCCGATCTCGTCAAAGAAATCGTGCCGGAGATGTTGAGCGACGTGGAGCCGGCGTTTCGATTGCCGCCGGTCGTTGCGTGCGGAGACAATCTCGGAGGACCTGGTGGGCCTCTCGGTCTTTTAGTAGCAAGCAAACCGAACATCTACGCGTACGTACCGTCGTAG